The genomic segment CTCATAGGATACGCTGAATGTTCAACGTTACGAAAAAATCGATCCAGTGGGGCGAAGAGACGCTGACGCTGGAAACCGGCAAGGTCGCCCGTCAGGCGGATGGCTCGGTCATCGCCACGCTGGGCGAGACCTCGGTCATGGCCAACGTCACCTTCGCCAAGGAACCGAAGCCGGGTCAGGATTTCTTCCCGCTCACGGTTCACTACCAGGAAAAATACTACGCCGCCGGCAAGATCCCGGGCGGCTTCTTCAAGCGCGAAGCCCGTCCTTCGGAGAAGGAAACGCTGGTCTCGCGTCTGATCGACCGTCCCTGCCGTCCGCTGTTCGTCCCGGGCTTCAAGAACGAAGTTCTGGTGATGGCGACCGTGCTCAGCTGCGACCTCGTCAATGACCCGGATATCGTCGCGATGATCGCCGCCTCGGCCGCGCTGACGATCTCGGGCGTGCCGTTCATGGGCCCGATCGGCGCCGCGCGCGTCGGTTTCGTCGATGGCGAATATGTGCTGAACCCGGCCATGGACGACATGACCAAGCTGCGCGACAACCCCGAGCAGCGCCTCGACCTCGTCATCGCCGGCACCAAGGACGCCGTGATGATGGTGGAATCGGAAGCCTATGAGCTGACCGAAGCCGAGATGCTGGGCGCCGTGAAGTTCGGCCATGACGCGATGCAGCCGGTGATCGACCTGATCATCGACCTCGCCGAAGTTGCCGCGAAAGAGCCCTTCAACTTCCAAGCCCCCGATTACGCCGATCTCTACGCCAAGGTGAAAGCCGCCGGCGAAACCGAGATGCGCGCCGCCTTCGGGATCAAGGACAAGCAAGAGCGCACCAATGCGATCGCCGCTGCCCGCGAGCTGATCAAGAGCAAGCTCAGCGAGGAAGATCTGGCTGACGCGAACCTCGGCTCGGCCTTCAAGAAGCTCGAATCGTCGATCCTGCGCGGTGACATCATCAACGGTGGCGCGCGCATCGACGGCCGTGACACCAAGACCGTGCGCCCGATCGTGGCGGAAGTGGGCCTGCTGCCCCGCACCCACGGCTCGGCGCTGTTCACCCGCGGCGAGACCCAGGGCCTCGTGGTCACCACGCTCGGCACCGGCGATGACGAACAGATCATCGACGCGCTGAACGGCAACTACCGCTCGAACTTCCTGCTGCACTACAACTTCCCGCCCTATTCGGTCGGCGAAGTGGGTCGCGTGGGCTCGCCCGGCCGCCGCGAAATCGGCCACGGCAAGCTCGCTTGGCGCGCGCTGCAAGCGGTTCTGCCGGCGGCGACCGACTTCCCCTACACGATCCGCGTGGTCTCCGAGATCACCGAGTCGAACGGCTCCTCGTCGATGGCGTCGGTCTGCGGCGGCTCGCTGTCGATGATGGATGCGGGCGTGCCGCTGAAGGCGCCGGTCGCGGGTGTGGCCATGGGCCTGATCCTCGAGGACGACGGCAAATGGGCGGTGCTGACCGACATCCTCGGCGACGAGGATCACCTCGGCGACATGGACTTCAAGGTCGCGGGCACCGAAGCCGGCATCACCTCGCTGCAGATGGACATCAAGGTCGCGGGCATCACGCCCGAGATCATGGAGCAGGCGCTCGCGCAGGCGAAAGATGGCCGGATGCACATCCTTGGCGAGATGAACAAGGCCCTCTCGGCCGGCCGTCAGGAATTCTCGGCCCATGCGCCCCGCATCGAGACCATGCAGATCCCGACCGACAAGATCCGTGAAGTGATCGGCTCGGGCGGCAAGGTGATCCGCGAGATCGTCGAGGTCTCGGGCGCCAAGGTCGACATCAACGACGACGGCATCATCAAGATCGCTTCGGCCAACGGCGAGGCCATCAAGAAGGCCTATGACATGATCTATTCGATCGTGGCGGAGCCGGAAGAAGGCAAGGTCTATCGCGGCAAGGTCGTGAAGCTCGTCGATTTCGGCGCCTTCGTGAACTTCTTCGGCAAGCGTGACGGCCTCGTGCATGTCAGCCAGATCGCCAACAAGCGCCTGAACCATCCGTCGGATGCGCTGAAGGAAGGTCAGGAAGTCTGGGTGAAACTGCTCGGCTTCGACGATCGCGGCAAGGTCCGCCTCGGCATGAAGATGGTCGACCAGGAAACCGGCGAAGAAGTGCCGGTCGAGAAGCGGGAAAAAGAAGAGGAATAAGCCCCTCTTTCCTTAATCAGATGCCCGGGGTAAGTTCCCCGGGCATTTTTCATGAGCGACCGATGACCCTTTCTGCCAAAGACCGCGTGACCATCGTCGCCGTCTCCTACAACAGTCTGCGCGTGCTGCCCGCGATGCTCGCCTCGGTGCCCGAGGGCACGCCGGTGGTGGTGGTCGACAATGCCTCGACCGAGCTCGAACCGCTGCGCGCGCTCTGCGCCCGGCATGGCGCGCGGCTGATCGAGAGCAAGGTCAACGAGGGCTTCGGCATCGCCTGCAACCGCGGCGCGGCACTGGCCACGACCGAGTTTCTGCTCTTCCTCAACCCCGATGCGCTCTTGATGCCTGACACGCTCGACCAGCTCGTCGCCGCGGCCGAGCGCTACCCCCGCGCGACCGGCTTCAACCCGCGCATCGAGGGCGATGACGGCAAGCCCTTCTTCAAGCGCAAGAGCTACCTTCTGCCGCGCGCGCAGTGGATGGAGCGCGGCTGGCCCGCCGCTGACCGCGAGGTCAGCGTGCTCTCCGGCGCCGCGATGTTCATGCGCCGGGCCGATTTCGAGGCCGTGGGCGGGTTCGACCCGGAGATTTTCCTCTTCCACGAGGATGACGATCTCGCGCTGAACCTCGCCAAGCGTGGGCCCTTGATGTTCATCCGCGATGCGCTGGTGCGCCATGGCGGCGGCTCGTCCTCGGCCCGCAGCGCCGAGGTCGCCGCGCTGAAGGCCTGGCACATGGGCCACTCGCGCGTTTA from the Rhodobacter xanthinilyticus genome contains:
- the pnp gene encoding polyribonucleotide nucleotidyltransferase — encoded protein: MFNVTKKSIQWGEETLTLETGKVARQADGSVIATLGETSVMANVTFAKEPKPGQDFFPLTVHYQEKYYAAGKIPGGFFKREARPSEKETLVSRLIDRPCRPLFVPGFKNEVLVMATVLSCDLVNDPDIVAMIAASAALTISGVPFMGPIGAARVGFVDGEYVLNPAMDDMTKLRDNPEQRLDLVIAGTKDAVMMVESEAYELTEAEMLGAVKFGHDAMQPVIDLIIDLAEVAAKEPFNFQAPDYADLYAKVKAAGETEMRAAFGIKDKQERTNAIAAARELIKSKLSEEDLADANLGSAFKKLESSILRGDIINGGARIDGRDTKTVRPIVAEVGLLPRTHGSALFTRGETQGLVVTTLGTGDDEQIIDALNGNYRSNFLLHYNFPPYSVGEVGRVGSPGRREIGHGKLAWRALQAVLPAATDFPYTIRVVSEITESNGSSSMASVCGGSLSMMDAGVPLKAPVAGVAMGLILEDDGKWAVLTDILGDEDHLGDMDFKVAGTEAGITSLQMDIKVAGITPEIMEQALAQAKDGRMHILGEMNKALSAGRQEFSAHAPRIETMQIPTDKIREVIGSGGKVIREIVEVSGAKVDINDDGIIKIASANGEAIKKAYDMIYSIVAEPEEGKVYRGKVVKLVDFGAFVNFFGKRDGLVHVSQIANKRLNHPSDALKEGQEVWVKLLGFDDRGKVRLGMKMVDQETGEEVPVEKREKEEE
- a CDS encoding glycosyltransferase family 2 protein, producing MTLSAKDRVTIVAVSYNSLRVLPAMLASVPEGTPVVVVDNASTELEPLRALCARHGARLIESKVNEGFGIACNRGAALATTEFLLFLNPDALLMPDTLDQLVAAAERYPRATGFNPRIEGDDGKPFFKRKSYLLPRAQWMERGWPAADREVSVLSGAAMFMRRADFEAVGGFDPEIFLFHEDDDLALNLAKRGPLMFIRDALVRHGGGSSSARSAEVAALKAWHMGHSRVYAARKHGMAFARTRALIQASLQAISPVVILSRRKRAKQWAFLKGIIHASLGHKSFERLSDE